A single Thermosynechococcus vestitus BP-1 DNA region contains:
- a CDS encoding MBL fold metallo-hydrolase, with translation MISIPVAQQQKLPRLVLPRVYGFPPNRETLGGTAYLIVENDGNTLIDSPPWTDGSQHWLREQGGVKRLILTHRGAIARVRAIQDTFDCEVMIHAQEAYLLPQVTVTPFNHHLAIGETLEILWTPGHSPGSACVYWSCQGGVLFTGRHLLPTPTGELAPIKTATTFHWPRQLRSVEALKAFCRQKSLSYLCPGANMGFLRGTLAIANAQAVLQGLSVDNLLCDKF, from the coding sequence ATGATTTCGATACCTGTGGCTCAACAACAGAAACTGCCCCGCCTTGTATTACCGAGGGTCTATGGGTTTCCACCCAACCGCGAGACACTGGGAGGTACTGCTTATCTCATTGTAGAAAACGATGGCAATACCCTGATTGATTCCCCCCCTTGGACAGATGGCAGCCAACATTGGCTCAGGGAGCAGGGTGGCGTTAAGCGCCTCATCCTTACCCACCGGGGGGCGATCGCCCGCGTCAGGGCCATTCAGGACACCTTTGACTGCGAAGTGATGATCCATGCCCAGGAGGCCTATCTGCTGCCCCAAGTGACGGTAACCCCGTTTAACCACCATCTGGCCATTGGTGAAACCCTGGAAATTCTCTGGACCCCCGGTCACTCTCCCGGCAGTGCCTGTGTCTATTGGTCCTGCCAAGGGGGCGTTCTCTTTACGGGTCGTCACCTCCTGCCTACGCCCACCGGAGAATTAGCACCGATTAAAACGGCTACCACCTTCCACTGGCCGCGGCAACTGCGCAGCGTTGAGGCACTAAAAGCCTTCTGTCGGCAGAAGTCCTTGAGTTATCTGTGTCCGGGGGCAAATATGGGTTTTCTGCGGGGGACGCTGGCGATCGCCAACGCCCAAGCCGTCCTGCAAGGACTCTCAGTTGATAACCTTCTTTGC